In Carnobacterium sp. CP1, the following are encoded in one genomic region:
- a CDS encoding DegV family protein has protein sequence MKIAVVTDSTAYLTKEQYEQYSIYKLPLSVIMTNEVYLEEVDIRSTDFFEKVRGIEALPTSSQPTTGQILSLFNELAKDYDAIISVHLSSGISGTYQNVVSVAGMMGNIAVYPYDSELSCAAQGYYALEAARMAQAGASVEEIFQTFSEMRQTLKAYFLVDDLNHLVRGGRLSNGSAIIGSLLKIKPLLHFENKKIVVFEKIRTTKKALKRIEHLLAEDIAEGYPIVSTVIHGNAEAEALVWKEHLEATYPTVRFELSYFGPVIGTHLGEGSLGMTWVEDRSRSL, from the coding sequence GTGAAGATAGCAGTAGTTACCGATAGTACGGCTTATTTAACAAAAGAGCAGTATGAACAATATTCGATTTATAAATTGCCTCTTTCTGTCATAATGACTAACGAAGTTTATTTAGAAGAAGTAGACATTCGAAGTACAGATTTTTTTGAAAAAGTGAGAGGAATCGAAGCTTTACCAACCAGTTCTCAACCGACTACTGGACAAATTTTGTCATTATTTAATGAACTTGCGAAAGATTATGATGCGATTATCAGTGTGCATTTATCCAGTGGAATTAGCGGTACTTACCAAAACGTTGTCAGTGTTGCTGGTATGATGGGAAATATTGCTGTTTACCCTTATGATTCAGAACTCAGTTGTGCGGCACAAGGGTATTACGCGTTGGAAGCTGCACGTATGGCACAAGCAGGTGCAAGTGTCGAAGAGATTTTTCAAACATTTTCAGAAATGCGTCAAACATTAAAAGCTTATTTTTTAGTGGATGACTTAAATCATTTAGTACGAGGCGGTCGTCTTTCAAACGGTTCGGCAATCATCGGTTCATTACTAAAAATAAAACCGTTGCTGCATTTTGAAAACAAAAAAATAGTCGTATTTGAAAAAATCAGAACAACTAAGAAAGCTTTAAAACGAATTGAACATTTATTGGCAGAAGATATTGCCGAAGGGTACCCCATCGTTTCAACCGTTATTCATGGAAATGCTGAAGCTGAAGCATTAGTTTGGAAAGAACATCTAGAAGCAACTTATCCTACGGTTCGATTTGAATTAAGTTACTTTGGCCCGGTAATTGGCACGCATTTAGGCGAAGGTTCATTGGGAATGACTTGGGTAGAAGATCGCTCAAGGTCTCTGTGA
- a CDS encoding DEAD/DEAH box helicase has translation MLTLIGRELLFSELREPLEEIAGIIQMEGFCEKNGQIKCNRCGASESSDRQSAPCACGPVCYYCRRCLQMGKVKRCSLLYSLPESNQFLPLQEPILTWKGDLSQQQQEASQDIIQSIESGETRLIWAVAGAGKTEMIFKGIEVALRNKKRVCIASPRVDVCLELAPRLKKAFQEVEQVVLYGGAEDPYQYTQLVIATTHQLLRFSQAFDVLIIDEIDAFPFPVDQSLQFAAQKAKKTDGTLIYLSATPSKKMQQAIQRKTVAASILPARYHGFPLPEPQLKWSGDWKKAIRQEKRKGAFFKQVEELLIRKRRFLVFLPNIVLMQQLALLLEKEYPARQFATVYAEDPERKEKVLQMRQEAYDFLLTTTILERGVTFRDIDVLVLGAEDPSFTESALVQIAGRAGRHREFPRGLVLFYHYGQTRAIKGAVKQIKRMNRLARERGLVKS, from the coding sequence GTGTTGACATTGATCGGCAGAGAGCTGTTGTTTAGCGAGTTAAGGGAACCTTTAGAAGAGATAGCAGGAATCATTCAGATGGAAGGATTTTGTGAAAAAAACGGACAAATAAAATGCAATCGCTGCGGAGCGAGCGAGTCGTCTGACCGGCAATCAGCGCCATGTGCTTGTGGACCGGTATGCTATTACTGTAGACGTTGTTTGCAGATGGGGAAAGTCAAGCGGTGCAGTCTATTGTATTCTTTACCAGAAAGCAATCAGTTCCTGCCTTTACAGGAGCCCATATTGACATGGAAAGGAGACTTATCTCAGCAGCAGCAAGAAGCTTCCCAAGACATTATTCAATCGATTGAGTCTGGAGAAACTCGTTTGATCTGGGCGGTAGCAGGTGCGGGAAAGACCGAGATGATTTTCAAAGGAATCGAAGTGGCGTTAAGAAATAAAAAACGAGTCTGTATTGCTTCGCCACGTGTGGATGTTTGTTTGGAATTGGCTCCTAGATTAAAAAAGGCTTTTCAAGAAGTAGAGCAAGTCGTTTTGTATGGCGGAGCAGAAGATCCTTACCAGTACACTCAGCTGGTTATTGCCACAACTCATCAGCTGCTGCGATTCAGTCAAGCTTTTGATGTATTGATCATCGATGAGATCGATGCGTTCCCGTTTCCTGTTGACCAATCGCTGCAATTTGCGGCTCAAAAAGCTAAGAAAACGGATGGAACGCTCATCTATTTATCAGCTACTCCTAGCAAGAAAATGCAGCAAGCTATCCAACGGAAAACAGTAGCAGCTTCTATCTTGCCGGCTCGTTACCATGGGTTTCCTTTGCCTGAACCACAGTTAAAGTGGAGCGGGGACTGGAAAAAAGCCATTAGACAAGAAAAACGAAAAGGAGCCTTTTTTAAACAAGTAGAAGAGCTGCTGATCCGGAAAAGACGTTTTTTAGTTTTTCTGCCTAATATTGTTTTAATGCAGCAATTAGCTCTGCTCTTAGAAAAAGAATATCCTGCCAGACAATTTGCTACAGTATATGCCGAAGATCCGGAACGCAAAGAAAAAGTCCTGCAGATGCGGCAAGAAGCATATGATTTCCTTTTGACTACGACGATCTTAGAGCGGGGAGTGACTTTTCGAGATATCGATGTGCTGGTTTTGGGAGCAGAAGATCCGTCTTTTACTGAATCGGCTCTAGTACAAATTGCTGGCCGAGCAGGCAGACACCGCGAATTTCCAAGGGGATTAGTATTGTTTTACCATTATGGCCAAACGAGAGCCATCAAAGGAGCGGTCAAGCAAATCAAACGGATGAACCGCCTGGCTCGTGAAAGAGGGTTGGTGAAATCGTGA
- a CDS encoding ComF family protein — translation MINCLWCGKKETEKLRLGDLILFKKIESTVCCQECRQKLVKLAGRSVCPGCCREWLEAGLCSDCLRWQADYPDYVFKQIALYQYNAFLKEWIEAFKYKGDHRLAQLFKQEVREYFNQPVHKNKICIPIPISQTSLELRGFNQVEAILQAAEIAYLPVLHHIGTGKKQSSKDRKGRMLSPQPFQLDERYREQLKDRDVILVDDVYTTGRTLFHAAELLRTTELKTIETFTIAR, via the coding sequence GTGATAAACTGTTTATGGTGTGGTAAAAAAGAGACGGAAAAATTGCGGTTAGGAGATTTGATTTTATTTAAAAAAATCGAATCGACGGTCTGTTGCCAAGAATGTCGTCAAAAACTAGTGAAATTAGCTGGACGTTCCGTTTGTCCTGGGTGTTGCCGAGAATGGCTTGAAGCTGGGTTATGCTCGGATTGCTTGAGGTGGCAGGCTGATTATCCTGATTATGTTTTTAAACAAATTGCACTTTACCAGTACAATGCTTTTTTAAAAGAATGGATCGAAGCCTTTAAATACAAAGGGGATCACCGTTTAGCGCAATTGTTCAAACAAGAAGTGCGAGAGTACTTCAATCAGCCGGTTCACAAAAATAAAATCTGCATACCGATTCCGATTAGCCAAACGAGTTTAGAATTACGCGGCTTTAACCAAGTAGAAGCCATTTTGCAAGCTGCGGAAATCGCGTACTTGCCTGTGCTGCATCATATCGGAACCGGAAAGAAACAATCGAGCAAAGACCGTAAAGGCCGTATGCTGTCGCCGCAGCCGTTTCAACTAGATGAACGATACCGAGAACAGTTAAAAGATAGAGACGTTATTTTAGTAGACGATGTGTATACGACTGGCCGAACGTTGTTTCATGCAGCTGAACTGCTGCGGACAACGGAGCTGAAAACGATCGAAACCTTTACGATTGCCAGATAA
- the hpf gene encoding ribosome hibernation-promoting factor, HPF/YfiA family, whose amino-acid sequence MFKYNIRGENIEVTAAIRSYVEKKVSKIERYFTDVPESTAHVNLKTYSDKTAKVEVTIPLPYLVLRAEETSPDLYGSVDLVVDKLERQMRKYKTKINRKSREKGFAMQVPVEEGYDEDLEHDVDIVRTKRLSLKPMDSEEAVLQMNMLGHNFFIFEDAETNGTSIVYSRKDGKYGLIETD is encoded by the coding sequence ATGTTTAAATATAATATCCGTGGCGAAAATATTGAGGTGACTGCAGCAATTCGTAGTTATGTTGAAAAAAAAGTCAGTAAAATTGAACGTTATTTTACTGATGTGCCAGAATCGACAGCACATGTAAACCTAAAAACATATTCTGACAAAACTGCGAAAGTGGAGGTAACCATCCCACTTCCTTATTTAGTTTTACGTGCGGAAGAAACCTCACCTGATTTATATGGAAGTGTAGATCTTGTAGTTGATAAACTAGAAAGACAAATGCGCAAATACAAAACCAAAATCAATCGTAAATCACGAGAAAAAGGTTTTGCCATGCAAGTTCCTGTGGAAGAAGGATACGATGAAGACCTTGAGCATGATGTAGACATTGTCAGAACAAAACGCTTGTCATTGAAACCGATGGATAGCGAAGAAGCTGTTTTGCAAATGAATATGTTAGGTCATAACTTTTTTATCTTTGAAGATGCTGAAACAAATGGAACAAGCATAGTCTATAGTCGTAAAGACGGAAAATACGGTTTAATCGAAACAGATTAA